The DNA window CCCCGTTGACGGACGCGAACCCCACCGCTTGCATGGTCCCCGACCAAGCTCCGTGACCGACCAGTCACGTTCGGAGGGGGACCTTTGCGCAAGACGAAGGCACGTTCGGGCAGAGCAGGAAGACGGACCATCAAGAGCGGAATACCGGGCGCGGCGGCACTGATCGGTGCCGCCGCGCTCATCGTTTCCGGGGCACCCGCCCAGGCGGCGGGCGGTGCCGACGGCGGCCCGGCGGAGGTGATCCCGGGCAAGGGAACCGCCACCCCGGCACTCGTGGACGGCATCCGCGAGGCGGCCGCCTCCTCGGGCAGCGCGGCCGACGCGGCCCGCGGCCACCTCGCCGGCAAGCCCGGCCGCTACCGCATCGCCGAACCGGCCCGCGATCTGAAGCCCGTGCAGACGCTGAACGCGGGCGCGGCCGAGACCGTGCGGCTGCAGCAGAAGCACCGCGGCGTCGACGTACTGGGCGGCCAGTACGTCGTGCGGATGGAGAAGAAGAACGGCAAGCGCGTCGTCACCGGCACCTCCGGCAAGTACTTCACCGGGCTCAAGGCCGGCACGCAGGCCGAGGTCGGTGAGCAGCTCGCCGTGGAGCGGGCCGTCGCCGCGACCCTGCACGACCTCGCCGGCAACCGCCTCGCCAAGAGCGACGCGGCCCGTGCGAAGGGCGCGGCGCCGCAGCAGGCCCGCTCGCTGTCGGGCACCGCGCGCGGCCTCGTCGTCGTCCCCAAGGGCCCCGGCGTCCTCACCCAGCACGTCACCGTGCGCGGCACCGACCCGGCCACCGGCCGCCCCGTGCTGCGCGAGGTCTACATCGACGCCAAGGCCGGCTACCCGGTGCTGCAGTACAGCGGCCTCAAGTCGTTCGGCACCGGCACCGGTGACGCGGCCGCGCTGCGCGACCGGGCCCGGGGCGCCGCCGCCGGCACGTCCGGGGCCGCCGCCCGCGCCGCCGCCGGCCCGCTCAGCCCCGGCGTGACCGGCTCCGGCGTCAAGTACGACGGGACGACCGTCGAGCTCGGTCTGTACAAGGACACCGCCCGCAACGAGTTCGTCATGACGGACCACGCGCGGATGTGGGACTCCAGCAAGAACCTGCTCTCCACCTGGGACGCGCGCGGCAAGGACGTCGGCGAGGCCAGCGGCCGCTGGCCCGACGGGATCAAGGAGTTCGGCTCCCCGACGCCCTCCTTCGGCAAGGAGGCCACGGAGGCCGGCGCCGTCGACGCCCACTGGGCCGCCGGCAAGGTCTACGACTACTACAAGAAGGTCCACGGCCGCGACAGCCTGGACGGCCGCGGCATGGCCATCAACTCCCTCGTGGGCGTCACCGAGTTCGGCGGGCCGCTGATCAACGCCTTCTGGGACGGCACCAAGATGGTGTACGGCGGCGGCGACGAGGAGTACAAGACGCTCTCCGCCGACCTCGACGTCGTCGGCCACGAGATGACGCACGGCGTCGTCGAGAACAGCGCCAACCTCGTCTACGCGGGCCAGTCCGGCGCCCTCAACGAGGCCGTCGCCGACTACTTCGGCAACGCCATCGACGCCGACGCCGCCGGCAAGGCCATGGACGACCCGTCCGTGGGCCTGCTCGGCGAGGACCTGTGCCGGACGAAGTCCCCGCGCGAGTGCGCCTTCCGCGACCTCAACGACGGCCACACCACGTCCAAGAACTTCATCGGTGTCGGCTTCGGCTCCGACGGCGGCGGCGTGCACCTGAACTCCACCATCTTCTCGGGCGCCCTGTGGGACATCCGCGAGGACGTGGGCCGCACCCTCGCCGACAGGATCGTCTACAAGGCGCTGACCGAGTACATGACGCCGCTCGACGGCTTCACCGAGGGCCGTGACGCGGTGATCGCCGCCGCCAAGGCGCTCGGCGTCTCCGGCAAGGACCTGGGAACCGTCCAGCGCTCCTTCAACGCCCACGGCATCGTGGCCAACTGGGAGCAGGCCCTCGGCGTCGACACCGACCTGCTCTCGCCCAGGCTCAACACCGCCGGCACGGGCACGGGCGCGGGCGGCGGCTGGTGGGCCGCCTCGCGGTCGAACGACGACGGCTCCGAGGCGTACTCCGTCTGGGCCGGCCGTACGGACGGCAGCGGCTCGCCGAAGCTGATGAGCCCCAACGACGGGCGCTACCACGTCTACCCGGCCACCGACGGCAAGACGGTCGCCTGGGTCGCCTACAGTGCGACCGGTTCCGACGTCCTGACCCGGCCCCTGGCGGGCGGACCGATCAAGAAGGTGTACGGCACCACGACCGGTGGGGTCAACGGCGTGCGCGTCGAGGGCGGCACGGTCGTCATCGACATGGCCGACCCCGTCGGCGGCCGGCACGTCGGCTACGTCCGCACCGGCGACAAGCAGCCCACCTGGGTGGACGGCGGCCGCGCCGAGCTGGCCACGGCCCTGCCGTCGCTGAGCGGCGGGAAGGTCGCCTACGCCAAGCTCTACCCCGAGGGCGACGACTACGGCGTCGGCACCGAGGTGCTGGACCTCGGGACCGGTACCAAGACCCTCATGGGACAGCTGGGCAAGCCCGAGTCCATCGGGCAGACCGGCATCAACGCGACCGGCGTCTTCTGGCTGGCGGACGAGGCGGCCGGGGACCAGGGGCAGGTGGCCGTGCGGCGCGCCGCGTTCGACGGCACCGGCGTCAAGGACCTCAGCAAGGAGACGGGCGCGGACGCGCTGCACGCCTCCGACCTGACGGTCTCCGAGAGCGCGGTGACGGTGACCGCCGAGGTGCCGGACATGACGTACCGCAACGAGACGCTGGCCAAGCTCTGGCAGTTCGCGGCCGACGGCTCGTCCCGGGCGCGCGTCTCGTGCAACCGCGGCGAGCAGACCTCGGCCGCCGCGGCCGGCGGCAAGCAGGTGGTCTGGATCGACGGCACCACCGGCACCACCGACCTGGTCACCCGCACCCGCCCGGCGGGCACCTGCGGCTGACCCGCACGGCCGGCTCCATCCCCGCGTGACAGCAGTACCGGCCCCCCGGCGCCGATGTGCCGGGGGCCCGGCGTCTTTCCTTGCGGTCCGGCGGGGCGGCCCCTAGCCGCTGGCGAGGGCCTGGAGCCGGCTGTACGCGCCGTTGAACCGGTTGTGGTCACCGACGGTCGGTCCGGTGTCGGTGTACTGCCAGAAGGTGTGATAGCCCCAGCCGGACGGGAGTTCACCGGCGGAGGAGCCGTAGCGCGGCACCCACAGGGGGTGGGCGGAGCCGAATCCGCCGTAGTTGCCGGTGCACTGCTTCCACCAGTTGGCCGAGGTGTAGACGACCGCGTCGCGCCCCGTGCGCGCCTTGTACGCGGAGAAGAAGTCCCTGATCCAGCCGACGAGTGCGCTCGCGCTCATCCCGTAACAGGTGGGGCCGTACGGGTTGTACTCGATGTCCAGGACGCCCGGCAGCGTCCTGCCGTCCTTGGACCAGCCGCCGCCGTGCGTGGCGAAGTAGACGGCCTGGGCGGCGCCGCCGGAGTTGTCGGGCAGGGCGAAGTGGTACGCGCCGCGGATCATGCCGGCGGCGTACGAGCCGTTGTACTGCTGCGCGAAGTACGGGTTGGTGTAGCTCGTGCCCTCGGTCGCCTTGACGTAGGCGAAGCGGTTCCCGGCGTTCCAGAGGGTGGCCCAGGGGACGTTGCCGTTGTGGCTGGAGACGTCGACCCCTTCGACGGAGGCGGCGGCCCGGGGCGGGGGAGGGGTGCCGGGACCGGGGTCCTCGTGGGCCCGCAGGGTGGAACCGAGCCAGTCCCGCTCGGGGTGCGCGGGAGGTTTCGCCTCCTGCGCGGCGGCGGGCAGGGCGAGGAGGCAGAGGGCGGACAGCAGGCCGGACAGGAGGAGGGAGAGAACGGAGAGGGGGGAGGGGGCGCGTAACGCCGTGGGGGATCTGCGGCCCGTGCGGCCGGATCTGCATCTGAACGCGACCATGGCGTGCCTTCCAGAAGGGTCCGTGGGGGGGGAGTACCGATGACGCGTCGGCGACGCGAGACATTGGTATGGCCATGTCATAAATGACGTTATGGGGACGGACGCGCCAGGCATAGGGGGACGCGGTGCTGCCGTTGGTCTAATCCTGCGAAATACTGGCGGAGCTGCGGTGAAGACCGCGAACGGGAAAAACTTTCAACAACCGGAAACCCGGAGAGGGCCCTGACGTGCACCAGACGACTACCCCGCCCCCCGAGGAGGGCGGGCCGGGCGCCGCGGACAGCAGAGGTATGGACCAGGCCTACCTCTCCCTGGAACGCGAGCTGGCCGTCTTCCTGCGCCGGGCCCGGGCGTCCTCCGGTGAGATGGCCCGCGCGGTCCACCCCGAGCTGGAGGCGGCGGCCTACGGCCTCCTCGTCCGCCTGGAGGACGCGGGACAGCAGCGCGCCACGGACCTCGCGGCGTACTTCGGCGTCGGCAAGGCCACGATGAGCCGCCAGCTGCGCGCCCTGTGCGACCTCGGCCTCGTCACCCGCGAACCGGACCCGGCCGACGGCCGCGCCTCCCTGGTGCGCATCACCGACGAGGGCCGCGCCCGCTTCACGCGCGTCCGCGACGCCCGCCGCGCGCAGTACGTACGCAAGCTGGCCGACTGGGACCGCGGCGAGGTGGCGGAACTGGCCCGGCTGCTGCACCAGCTGAACGCGAGCGCGGAGCAGTAAGCCACCGGCTCCGGCCGGGGCGGAGGCCCGTCAGAGTTCCGCGTACACGGCCGCCGCGTCGTCGTGCCGCTTGCCCGGCCGCTCGCCCCGCGGGCCCCTCTCCGCGGTCCGTACGCGGTCGATGAGCGCCTGCGGGCCCTCCTTCGCCAGGACCGCCAGGCAATCGGTCCAGTCCCCTTCCCGGAAGACCTCGACCCACCGCGCCGCGCCGTCCGTGAGCGCGGCCAGCGCCCGCACCTCCGCCCGCGCGAGCGAACCCGTCACCGCCCGCGCGGCCACGTCCGGATCCGCCGCCGCCGTGAAGAAGCCGCCCTCCGCGTTGCGCGCGGCATCCGTCACCGGCCCCAGTGCCCGCAGGTGTTCGATGCGGTCGTCCAGCACGGCCGTCACCGTGCGGGCGGGCGACTCGACGAGCAGTGCGGAGTCGGAGAGTACGAGGTACTCCACGCGCGCGTCGTCCCACCGCGCCACGACCACCGTGGCCTGCGGCGTGCGCCGGTGCGCGAGGTCGCAGGAGTCGCGGTGGGCGTCCGCCGTACGGGAGATGGCGGCCGAGAGGCAGCGGGCCAGCGTCAGCTCCCGTTCGGACACGGCCAGTTCGAGGAGCGCACCGCCCAGCCGGGCCGTGAACCAGGGCACTCCGTGCACGCATCCGGTCCCTCCGGAGGGCGGCGGCGTCACCCCGTCGAGCAGGACCAGCGCACCGCCCTTACCCGAGGCCGGCAGGGCCACGGATACGAAGTCCTCGTTCGGGTGCCGGATATCCCCCGGCAGGGTGGCGAGTTCGATGCGCATGGGGCCAGTGTGCCGGATGCCGGAAATCGACGGAGGCACGTGCGCATCCTGTCGGCGACCTCCGCGTTGCTTCAGGTGACGTGCTGACCTGGCACGTGTGCGATGAGTGAAGCAGGCCGATTGTCAATCTCCCATAGAGATTCACTCCTTCGAGTGGCCGGGCGGTCGATGGGCACCCCCGCCCCGCAGAGGTGCTGAAAGGGTCAAATCAGTACCAGGGGTGGGACGAGAAAAGATTGTGAGCACCGGTGCGGAAGAAGCGGCTTGGGGGCGGCGGCGGACGGAAGCCGCGGGCCACGGCGGTGCCGGAGCGCACCGCCCGCGTACGTAACCGACTGACCGCCTCCGTCGCGGTCATCGCCATCGCCGTGCTCGGCGCGAGCGCCTCCGGCGTCCGCGAGGCCTGGCGCGACCTCACCGAGGCCCGCCGCCTCGCCGCCCTCGCCACCGCCGACGGGTCGGCCCTCGCCCTCGCGCACTCCCTGGCCGACGAGCGCGACGCCATGGTGCAGTACGTGGCGGGCGGGCGCGCCGACTCCACCGGCGCGGGGCTCTCCGACCGCCAACGGGTCGCCCTGGACCGGCAGATCGAGCAGTTCCGGCCCGATGCGCCCGCGCCCGTCCGCGAACTCCTCGACGCCCTCCCGCACACCCGCCACGAGGCCTACTCCGGCAAGGGCGACGCCATGGCCGCCTTCACCGCCTACACCCCCGCCGTCCAGGCCCTCCACGGCCTCGCGGACACCCTCGACCGGCAGGCCGGCGGCGGCGACTCCGCCGCGCTGCCGCCGCTCGCCCGCGCAACCGAGGCCGCCTCGGCCGGGCGCGGCCTGCTCCTGGGCGCCCTGGCCGCCCAGGGCCGCAAGCCCGAGCTGGCCGCCGCGGCCCAGCGCGCCGACACCCGCACCCAGGACGCCCTGGCCGACTTCCGGCGCCTCGCCCCCGCCGCCGCCCGCGACGCCTACGCCGAGGCCGTCACCGGCCCCGACGTCACCGCGGCCCAGGGCCACCTCGGCCGCCTCGCCAGGAGCCAGGCGGCCGGCGAGCTCGCCACCCAGCCGGCCGAGCCCGTCCGCTCGGCCCTCACCACCCGCCTCCAGCGCATGCGCGGCGTCGAGACCGCCCTCGCCGAGAACGAGGCACCCCGCCTGGAGGCCCTGCGCCACGAGGCCATGACCGAGCTGGAGCGGCGGGTGATGACCGCCGCGCTGTGCCTGTTCGTCGCCCTGCTCACCGGCATCTGGTCCACCCGCTCGGTGACCCGCCCGCTCGGCGCCGTGCGGCTGGGCACCCGCCGCGTGAGCACCGACCCGGTGACCGAGGAGCCCATCGCCTTCAAGGGCCGCGACGACGAGTTCGCCGAGACGGCCCGGGCCGTCAACCACCTCCAGGGCAAGTTCCGCCGCCAGCAGGGCCGCATCGCCGCCCTCGAAGGCGAGCGCACCCGCCTGATCGCCGCCCGCCAGGACGCCGCCGACGAGCGCGACTCCCTGCGCGCCGAGCAGCAGCGGCTGACCGAGCGGCTCGCCGCGCTGCCCGCCGAGCAGCCCGGCGGCCGGGCGGGCGAGACGGGCATCCTCGTTGGCCTCTCGCTGCGCACTCTCGGCCTGGTCGAGCGCCAACTGGCCGTCATCGAGGGCATGGAGGCCCACGAGGCCGACCCCGAGCGCCTCGAAACGCTCTTCAAGCTCGACCACCTCGCCACCCGCATGCGCCGCAACAGCGAGAACCTGCTCGTCCTCGCCGGCGCCGAGAGCGGCACCGGCCGCGCGGGCCCCGTCCCCCTGCTCGACGTCCTGCGGGCGGCCGTCGGCGAGACCGAGCGCTACCAGCGCGTGCGCATCCAGTCCCTGCCGCCGCACGCCCGCCTCGCCGGCTTCGCCTCCGAGGACGTGAGCCACCTCGTCGCCGAACTGCTGGAGAACGCCACCGCGTTCTCCCCGCCGGACGCCCAGGTCCAGGTCTCCGCCTGGCACCTGGAGGGCGGCGAGATCGTGCTCTGCGTCCAGGACGAGGGCATCGGCATGGCCCCCGAGCGGCTCGCCGAGGTCAACACCCTGCTGGCCGACCCCGACCCCGCCTGCCCCCCGCTGCCGGCCGCCGACCACGCCGGCCGGGCCGACGGCGCGGGCCGCTCCGGGCGTGCGGCGCAGTCGCCGCTCGGCCTCGGCCTCTACGTCGTCGCCCGGCTCGCCCTCCGGCACGGGGTGCGCGTCCAGCTGCGCGAGCAGACCACCGGCGGGGTCGCCGCGGTCGTGGTGCTGCCCGTGAGCCTGCTGCCCGCCGGCCCCCCGGCCGTCACCGGCCTGGGCGACACCCCGCCCGTCCCGGGCGCCGCGGCCGTCCCGCAGGTCCACCTCCCCGGCTCCATCGCCGAGGCCAACTCGCATACGCTGCGCGGCCGCCCCCAGCAGGGCCACCGGCCGCCCGGCGCCCACGCGGCACCCGGGCCCGTCCACCCGGCGGACCCGCCCGCCGCCGCGCCCGGCGGCCCCGTGGAGCCCGTGCCGCCCGCGGAGTCGACGATGCAGCTCACCGGCTTCACGGAGGCGCCGCCGTCCGTGCCGTCGCCGCCCGCGTCGACGGGGCGCCACGCCCGCCCGGCCGCGCCCCCCGCGGCCGCGGCCCCACCCGCCGACGGCCCCGGCACCGGACTTCCCAACGGCACCGCCCTGCCCAAGCGCACCCCCAAGGTCGTCGCCCAGCGCCCCGCCCCCCAGCGGGTGCGCCAGGGCGTGGACGCGGAGGCGCTGCGGCGCAAGCTGGCCGGCTTCCAGCGCGGCGCGGC is part of the Streptomyces roseifaciens genome and encodes:
- a CDS encoding M4 family metallopeptidase: MRKTKARSGRAGRRTIKSGIPGAAALIGAAALIVSGAPAQAAGGADGGPAEVIPGKGTATPALVDGIREAAASSGSAADAARGHLAGKPGRYRIAEPARDLKPVQTLNAGAAETVRLQQKHRGVDVLGGQYVVRMEKKNGKRVVTGTSGKYFTGLKAGTQAEVGEQLAVERAVAATLHDLAGNRLAKSDAARAKGAAPQQARSLSGTARGLVVVPKGPGVLTQHVTVRGTDPATGRPVLREVYIDAKAGYPVLQYSGLKSFGTGTGDAAALRDRARGAAAGTSGAAARAAAGPLSPGVTGSGVKYDGTTVELGLYKDTARNEFVMTDHARMWDSSKNLLSTWDARGKDVGEASGRWPDGIKEFGSPTPSFGKEATEAGAVDAHWAAGKVYDYYKKVHGRDSLDGRGMAINSLVGVTEFGGPLINAFWDGTKMVYGGGDEEYKTLSADLDVVGHEMTHGVVENSANLVYAGQSGALNEAVADYFGNAIDADAAGKAMDDPSVGLLGEDLCRTKSPRECAFRDLNDGHTTSKNFIGVGFGSDGGGVHLNSTIFSGALWDIREDVGRTLADRIVYKALTEYMTPLDGFTEGRDAVIAAAKALGVSGKDLGTVQRSFNAHGIVANWEQALGVDTDLLSPRLNTAGTGTGAGGGWWAASRSNDDGSEAYSVWAGRTDGSGSPKLMSPNDGRYHVYPATDGKTVAWVAYSATGSDVLTRPLAGGPIKKVYGTTTGGVNGVRVEGGTVVIDMADPVGGRHVGYVRTGDKQPTWVDGGRAELATALPSLSGGKVAYAKLYPEGDDYGVGTEVLDLGTGTKTLMGQLGKPESIGQTGINATGVFWLADEAAGDQGQVAVRRAAFDGTGVKDLSKETGADALHASDLTVSESAVTVTAEVPDMTYRNETLAKLWQFAADGSSRARVSCNRGEQTSAAAAGGKQVVWIDGTTGTTDLVTRTRPAGTCG
- a CDS encoding lysozyme; its protein translation is MVAFRCRSGRTGRRSPTALRAPSPLSVLSLLLSGLLSALCLLALPAAAQEAKPPAHPERDWLGSTLRAHEDPGPGTPPPPRAAASVEGVDVSSHNGNVPWATLWNAGNRFAYVKATEGTSYTNPYFAQQYNGSYAAGMIRGAYHFALPDNSGGAAQAVYFATHGGGWSKDGRTLPGVLDIEYNPYGPTCYGMSASALVGWIRDFFSAYKARTGRDAVVYTSANWWKQCTGNYGGFGSAHPLWVPRYGSSAGELPSGWGYHTFWQYTDTGPTVGDHNRFNGAYSRLQALASG
- a CDS encoding MarR family winged helix-turn-helix transcriptional regulator; amino-acid sequence: MDQAYLSLERELAVFLRRARASSGEMARAVHPELEAAAYGLLVRLEDAGQQRATDLAAYFGVGKATMSRQLRALCDLGLVTREPDPADGRASLVRITDEGRARFTRVRDARRAQYVRKLADWDRGEVAELARLLHQLNASAEQ
- a CDS encoding protein phosphatase 2C domain-containing protein — translated: MRIELATLPGDIRHPNEDFVSVALPASGKGGALVLLDGVTPPPSGGTGCVHGVPWFTARLGGALLELAVSERELTLARCLSAAISRTADAHRDSCDLAHRRTPQATVVVARWDDARVEYLVLSDSALLVESPARTVTAVLDDRIEHLRALGPVTDAARNAEGGFFTAAADPDVAARAVTGSLARAEVRALAALTDGAARWVEVFREGDWTDCLAVLAKEGPQALIDRVRTAERGPRGERPGKRHDDAAAVYAEL
- a CDS encoding nitrate- and nitrite sensing domain-containing protein; the protein is MRKKRLGGGGGRKPRATAVPERTARVRNRLTASVAVIAIAVLGASASGVREAWRDLTEARRLAALATADGSALALAHSLADERDAMVQYVAGGRADSTGAGLSDRQRVALDRQIEQFRPDAPAPVRELLDALPHTRHEAYSGKGDAMAAFTAYTPAVQALHGLADTLDRQAGGGDSAALPPLARATEAASAGRGLLLGALAAQGRKPELAAAAQRADTRTQDALADFRRLAPAAARDAYAEAVTGPDVTAAQGHLGRLARSQAAGELATQPAEPVRSALTTRLQRMRGVETALAENEAPRLEALRHEAMTELERRVMTAALCLFVALLTGIWSTRSVTRPLGAVRLGTRRVSTDPVTEEPIAFKGRDDEFAETARAVNHLQGKFRRQQGRIAALEGERTRLIAARQDAADERDSLRAEQQRLTERLAALPAEQPGGRAGETGILVGLSLRTLGLVERQLAVIEGMEAHEADPERLETLFKLDHLATRMRRNSENLLVLAGAESGTGRAGPVPLLDVLRAAVGETERYQRVRIQSLPPHARLAGFASEDVSHLVAELLENATAFSPPDAQVQVSAWHLEGGEIVLCVQDEGIGMAPERLAEVNTLLADPDPACPPLPAADHAGRADGAGRSGRAAQSPLGLGLYVVARLALRHGVRVQLREQTTGGVAAVVVLPVSLLPAGPPAVTGLGDTPPVPGAAAVPQVHLPGSIAEANSHTLRGRPQQGHRPPGAHAAPGPVHPADPPAAAPGGPVEPVPPAESTMQLTGFTEAPPSVPSPPASTGRHARPAAPPAAAAPPADGPGTGLPNGTALPKRTPKVVAQRPAPQRVRQGVDAEALRRKLAGFQRGAADGRRDARAELAGRETQRNQAGPPDAGGTPEEARG